atctcggctcactgcaacctccacctcccaggttcaggcaattctcctgcctcaggctcccaagtagctggaattacaggtgcctgccaccaagcccagctaattttttgtacttttagtagagatggggtttcaccatgttgaccaggctggtcttggactcctgacctcaggtgacccaccctcctcagcctcccaaagtgctgagattacaggcgtgagtcacggtGCCTGGCCTTGGCTTCCCTTTAATAAATCACCACTCAATTTGATGTGGAGGCTCTGTTCATTCCCAGAATATAATgaatggattatatatatattttttttctttttgagacagagtcttgctttgtctcgcaggctggagtgcagtggcgcaatctcggctcattgcagcctctgcctcccaggttccagcaattctcctgcctcagcctcctgggtagctgggattacggcgctcaccaccacgcccaactaattttttttttttttttttttagtagatttcaccgtgtcgtccaggctggtctcaaactcctgacctcaggtgatctgcccaacttggcctcgcaaagtgctgggattacaggcgtgacccaccacccccagcctcaacatcaaatatatttaaaagttggtaacagccaggcgcagtggctcacacctgtaatcccagcactttgggaggccgaggtgggcagatcacctgaggtcaggagttcaagaccagcctggccaacatggtgaaaccctgtctctaataaaaataaaaaataaaaaaaacaattagctgggtatggtggcacgtgcctgtaatcccagctactcaggaggctgaggcacgagaatcactagaacccgggaggtggaggttgcagtaagccaagttcgtgccactaccctccagcctgggcaacagagtaagactccatctaaaaaaaaaaaaaaagaagaagaaattagtgTAGTGTgggaagtgaaaaaaagaaaggaaaaggaaaagaaaaatgattgaaTTCATGAATACACTCTTATGTGGCCTGCACCGACTTTGACACAAATTAGATTGGCTTAGTAGGCAAGGGTGGgatcttttcataattttatttgatgtctaaaatacatttatctttttttcttgtaggagGAAAATTCTTCCAACGATGGTCTCCCGCTCAGAGCTGAGGAAGCTGTTCTACTCAGCAGATGCTGTGTGTTTTGATGTTGACAGCACGGTCATCAGAGAAGAAGGAATCGGCGAGCTAGCCAAAATCTGTGGTGTAGAGGACGCGGTGTCAGAAATGTAGGGATAGCAGTTATTCACTTTATGAAATgataaagaatttctttttttttttttttgagacggagtctcactctattgcccagactggagtgcagtggcacaatcttggctcactgcaacctccacctcccaggttcaagcgattatcctgcctcagcctcctgagtagctgggattacaggcgtgtgcaaccacatccggctaatttttttatttttagtagagatggagtttcaccatgttggtcaggctggtctcaaactcctgacctcgtgatccacccacctcagcctcccaaagtgctgggattacaggcgtgagccaccatgcccggccatgaaaTGATAAAGAATTTCTAAAGAGTGGCTGTTTTGGATGAAGTGCTAGACCCTGGCTATGGAACATGAGCACTAGGCTTTTTCTTTCACCCCTTAGAGTTGAATTTGATATATTCATTcgtttatataaatatttatggcaaAAAAATATGGATAAGACATGTTCTTAGCTTGATTAGGGGAATGATGACCATCACTAACCAAAGAAGATGGCCTAGGGGGCAGGGCTCAAGTGTCCAGTGGCTTTGTGTCATGGTTGAAAGTGTGGCCTTAGTGGTTCCCTGGAAAGGTTCAGAGTCTCTTGGTGGATCCTGGGTCAgagcccctctctccctccctccctcctgccctcccaccTCCCGCCCTGCAGCTGAGCACCACCCTCTGCAGCCCCAGTCCCCCAGTCATGCaccatgtcattttcttttttttttttttcaggacggagtctcgctctgtcaccaggctggagtgcaatggtgcaatctcagctcactgcaacctccgcctcctgggttcaagcaattctcctgcctccacctcctgagtagctgaaactacaggcatgcaccaccacacccggctaatttttgtatttttagtagagatggtgtttcaccatgttggccagcctggtcttgaactcctgacctcgtgatctgtccgcctcggcctcccaaagtgctgggattacaggcatgagccaccacacccagccaccattttattttcaactcCCTTTCATGGAAGAACGTTTAGCCTTTAGTCTCTTTCTTGATTTATGACAGCTCACGGCTTTCAAGAAAACTACCTATGAATAGGCTgtgtaacttttatttatttatttattttttttttttgagatggagtctctgtcgtctaggctggggtgccgtggcatgatctcggctcactgcaacctccccctcccaggttccagcaattctgctgcctcagcttcccaagtagctgggattacaggcaggcaccaccacacctggctaatttttgcatttttttagtagagatggggttttgtcatgttggccaggctggtctcgaactcctggcttcagatgagctgcccacctcagcttcccaaagttttggcattataggcatgagtcactgcacccagcttgttAATGTTATTTTCAAGCAAACCTTCAAAAGTTTATTCCAAGGCCTTGCTCTCATAGCAGCAAAGCCTGTCTGTTCCATAGTGGGGCTCTTGTTAGCATCTTCCTTTTGGTGGATGTTGTGTAGACCCGGGGCAGTAAGGCATGTTAACCTCGAGGACATTGGACCTGGCTGGCCTGACTGTTGGGTGTCCCTCCTAGGACATGGCGAGCCATGGGCGGGGCAGtgtctttcaaagctgctgtcACGGAGCACTTAGCCCCAATCCAGCCTCCAGGGAGCAGGTGCAGAGAGACTCATAGCAGAGCACCCCCCACACCTGACCCCCAGCATAAGGTAAGAGGAGCCGCTGCTCCAGGTGTATTTCAGCACCAGTGTTGGGGGGCAAGTCCTCCTGAGAGCATCTAGCGATTGCTTTAGAGAGCCCTCTGggtggtttatttattttcatttttattttttaatttcattattttaaaaaagatttatttatttatttatttatttatttatttatttatttatttattgaggcagagtcttgctctgttgcccagactggagtgcaatggtacgatctcggctcactgcaacttctgcctcctgggttcaagtgattctcctgcctcagcctcctgagtagttgggatttcaggcacccaccatgccaggctagtttttgtatttttagtagagacaggatttcaccatgttggttaggctggtctcgaactcctgacctcaggtggtctgcccgcctgggactcccagagtgctgggatcacaggcgtgagccactgcgcctggcaaaattttatgtatttatttttttgagacaaagtctcactctgttgcccaggctggagtgcagtggtgcaatctcagctcactgcaacttctgcctcccaggttcacgtgattctcctgcctcagcctcaggagtagctgcgattacaggcgccggccaccacacctggctaatttttgtatttttagtagagatgggtttcaccatgttggccaggctggtctcgaactcttcatctcaggtgatccgcctgcctcggcctcccaacgtgttgagattacaggtgtgagccaccgcacctggcctattattattttttttagagtcagagtctcattctgttgcccaggttggagtacagtggtacaatcatggcccactgcagcctcgaactcctggggtcaagtggccctcccaccttagcctccttagTAGTAGGGAcggcaggtgcatgccaccatgcccagctaattaaaagaattttttttttttttctgaaagtcttgctttgtcacccaggctggagtgcagtggcatgaacacagctcactgcagcatcaatcttctgggctcaagggatcctcctgcctctgcttcctaagtagctgggactacagacataggccaccatgccttttttttttttttttttttttttttttttttttttgagacagagtctcgctctgttgcccaggctggagtgcagtggtgccatctcggctcactgcaagctccacctcctgggttcacgccattctcttccctcagcctcccgagtagctgggactacaggcgcctgccaccacacccgactaattttttgtatttttagtagagacggggtttcaccctgttagccaggatggtctcaatctcctgaccttgtgatccacctgcctcagcctctcaaagtgctgggattacaggcgggagccaccgcacccggcccatcgtgcctaatttttttaaaaaaaatttttttatagacacagcatctcactacgttgcccaggctggtcttgaacttgtgggcttAAGTGACCAATTTTcgcaactcagcctcccaaagtgttggaattataggtttgagccactatacccagccttTAAGAatcttcttgtagagatggaatcttgctatgttgcccaggctcttctcaagctcctggcctcaagtgattttctaccttggcctcccaaactgctggaattaaaGACATGGGCTGTGTGGTTATTTTGGCACTTATGCGTGGTCTTGTCTGGCCAGTTGTCTGGTCCTGTCTGTTTCtacctttcctctttctccaggGAAAACCTAAGCTTTCCTTGTTTGTC
This window of the Pongo abelii isolate AG06213 chromosome 6, NHGRI_mPonAbe1-v2.0_pri, whole genome shotgun sequence genome carries:
- the LOC100456377 gene encoding phosphoserine phosphatase-like isoform X1 — its product is MASASCSPGGALASPEPGRKILPTMVSRSELRKLFYSADAVCFDVDSTVIREEGIGELAKICGVEDAVSEMTWRAMGGAVSFKAAVTEHLAPIQPPGSRCRETHSRAPPTPDPQHKAFVLVIRGQGPHLTLQKPRHCPAEWVPSSGACTDAGECSEGQEEARR
- the LOC100456377 gene encoding phosphoserine phosphatase-like isoform X2, yielding MASASCSPGGALASPEPGRKILPTMVSRSELRKLFYSADAVCFDVDSTVIREEGIGELAKICGVEDAVSEMTWRAMGGAVSFKAAVTEHLAPIQPPGSRCRETHSRAPPTPDPQHKDAFIGFGGNVIRQQVKDNAKWYITDFVELLGELEE